Below is a window of Diaminobutyricibacter sp. McL0608 DNA.
GTAGAGAGCGACCGAGCCGACGACGATCAGCGCGCTCGAGAAGATGAAACCCCACTGGGTTGCGAACCCGGGATATGGCAGGTTCTGGCCGTAGAAGCCGGTGATGGCCGTCGGCACGGCGATGATCGCAGCCCAGCTCGTCACCTTCTTCATGATGAGGTTCATCCGGTTGCCCTGCAGGCTGATGTTGGTCTCGAGCACGGTGTTCACCAGGTCGCGCAGGGACTCCGTCCACTCCGTCGCCCGCAGGACGTGGTCGTAGACGTCCTGGAAGTACGGCCCCATGCTCGTGTCGATCGCTTCGAGGTCCCGGCGCATCAGGGTGTTGACCACCTCGCGCATCGGCAGGATGACGCGCCGGAGCAGCACGAGGCTCTTGCGGAGCTCGAACGAGCGGCGCTGCAGTTCCGTCGACTTCGGTTTCGGGTCGAACAACGAATCCTCGAGCCCTTCGATCTGCGCGTCGAGTTCCTGCACGGTGTCGAAGTGCCCGTCGACGACGGTGTCGAGCAGGCCCCACAGCAGGAAGGTGACGCCGTGCACTGCGAGGTCGGGCTC
It encodes the following:
- a CDS encoding magnesium transporter CorA family protein, translating into MIHTRLYRNGVVELEDFPLADVSDHIEDETATVWVDFTNPTRKDLAALEEELGLHRLAVEDAINDFERPKLDRYDTHLFLAAYAVHLDEKTGILTNQSIKAFITPRALVTVHKKSFDIAAVVERWDKEPDLAVHGVTFLLWGLLDTVVDGHFDTVQELDAQIEGLEDSLFDPKPKSTELQRRSFELRKSLVLLRRVILPMREVVNTLMRRDLEAIDTSMGPYFQDVYDHVLRATEWTESLRDLVNTVLETNISLQGNRMNLIMKKVTSWAAIIAVPTAITGFYGQNLPYPGFATQWGFIFSSALIVVGSVALYFAFKRNDWL